From a region of the Solanum stenotomum isolate F172 chromosome 2, ASM1918654v1, whole genome shotgun sequence genome:
- the LOC125855914 gene encoding uncharacterized protein LOC125855914 produces MIMKIGHLADSADVRATRLERDVQFMIEAGILASLTPLQTSIDTFTMRVEACDSGKGETSKVTAFETKVADLRKDVDYLKSTDFTSLLEAADDLVSPETSEIPLTTTGDVQRDEAAVDESDAKTDEDKIERQEESIYEDL; encoded by the coding sequence ATGATTATGAAAATAGGGCATCTAGCCGATTCAGCTGACGTGAGGGCTACCAGACTTGAAAGGGATGTACAGTTTATGATTGAGGCTGGGATTTTAGCTTCATTGACCCCCCTTCAGACTTCTATTGACACTTTTACCATGAGAGTCGAGGCTTGTGATAGCGGGAAGGGGGAGACCTCTAAGGTTACAGCTTTTGAAACCAAGGTAGCAGACttgaggaaggacgtagacTATCTGAAGTCTACCGACTTCACTTCATTACTTGAGGCTGCAGATGATTTGGTGTCTCCTGAGACTTCAGAGATTCCTCTGactaccaccggagatgtacAGAGGGATGAGGCAGCAGTTGATGAGTCGGATGCTAAGACCGACGAGGACAAGATAGAGAGACAGGAGGAGAGCATATATGAAGACTTGTAG